A section of the Candidatus Neomarinimicrobiota bacterium genome encodes:
- a CDS encoding NAD(P)/FAD-dependent oxidoreductase: MKKYDITIIGGGIGGAASALRAGQNGMETLWLLGSNKTRKRSRSQWVMNLDNIVGFHEDVIKNQIIKSLKKNKQDEAIALIENEHYHINNRILIQNTIQRIEKDIPQVTIIESEANSLQKMGDEFVIGFNDESAESTAVILSTGVMDKQPHIQKQNRKGEWEETPKWIYPFANREQVLYCIRCEGHLTKNDSVAIIGQSNTAAELAMMLHERFKNKVYIITNGNAPVISDDRQKILTNYNVEIIEDPIVGLLSEGVKQLHGFEFKSHDSISVRYALVSLGLHRVYNDLARQMNARLMDESQPDEKRHVWIDRKGETSVKGLFAVGDMAKREDEPMMKQVYTAQEYAVRAVDTVDTRRRKAIRKKLNF; encoded by the coding sequence TAGGTTCTAACAAAACAAGAAAAAGAAGTCGATCTCAATGGGTGATGAATTTGGATAATATTGTTGGATTCCATGAAGATGTTATCAAAAATCAAATCATCAAATCGTTGAAAAAGAATAAGCAAGATGAAGCCATTGCCTTAATTGAAAATGAACATTACCATATTAACAATCGAATCCTGATTCAGAATACCATTCAGCGAATTGAAAAAGATATTCCCCAAGTGACCATTATTGAAAGTGAAGCTAATTCATTGCAAAAAATGGGTGACGAATTTGTGATTGGCTTCAATGATGAATCTGCCGAAAGTACTGCCGTCATTTTATCCACTGGTGTTATGGACAAACAACCCCATATACAAAAACAAAATAGAAAAGGAGAATGGGAAGAAACACCCAAATGGATTTACCCATTTGCCAATCGGGAGCAGGTGCTTTACTGCATTCGTTGCGAAGGTCATTTGACTAAAAATGATTCAGTAGCCATAATCGGTCAATCAAATACGGCTGCGGAATTAGCCATGATGCTTCATGAAAGATTTAAAAATAAAGTATATATAATAACCAATGGTAATGCGCCTGTCATATCTGATGACCGGCAAAAGATACTTACGAATTATAATGTTGAAATTATTGAAGATCCCATCGTGGGCCTTTTAAGCGAAGGAGTGAAGCAACTCCATGGTTTTGAATTCAAGAGCCATGATTCAATCTCCGTTCGTTATGCATTAGTTTCACTCGGATTACATCGTGTATATAATGATCTTGCTCGCCAGATGAATGCGCGTCTCATGGATGAAAGTCAACCAGATGAAAAACGTCATGTGTGGATAGATCGCAAAGGAGAAACATCAGTGAAAGGATTGTTTGCTGTGGGTGATATGGCTAAACGGGAGGATGAACCCATGATGAAACAAGTGTATACTGCTCAGGAATATGCCGTTCGAGCAGTGGACACCGTCGATACGAGGCGTAGAAAGGCAATTCGTAAAAAACTCAATTTTTAG